The stretch of DNA ACAATCTTACTTCGCCTGGTAAATGATCCCAGGGCTGCACTGGACCATCTGGTAGTGGTCGGGCAATCCATTGAGCGCCTCGGAAGCCCCGAGAAACAGGTAACCACCCGGCTTCAGGGTGCTGTGAATGCGCATCAGGATGTCCTTCTTCACCTCGGCGGAGAAGTAGATCAGCACATTGCGGCAGAACACGACATCGAATTTGCCCAGGCTGGCATAGCTGTCCAGCAGGTTGAACGAGCGGAACTCGACCCGGCTCTTGATCGGCGCCTTGACCACCCAGCGCCCCGGCCCCTTGGGATCGAAATAGCGCTGCAGGCGATCGGCCGACAAACCGCGACCGATCGCCAGGCTGTCGTACTCGCCGGTCTTGCAGTTGTTCAGCATGGTCCCGGACAGGTCGGTGGCAACGATCTGCACCCCCATCTTCAGTTGCCCCATGTTGGTCTTCTCGAACTCGTCGATCGACATGGACAACGAATAGGGTTCCTGCCCCGAGGAACAGGCCGCCGACCAGATGCGCAAGCGCTGGTTGGGGCTGGCCTTGATCGCCTCCGGCAAGACCTTGTTCTTCAACACCTCGAATGGATAGGTATCGCGAAACCACAGGGTTTCGTTGGTGGTCATGGCGTCGACCACCATCTCTCGCAAACCGCTGCGCGGCTGGGACTGAATGCGCTGAACCAGCTCCCCGAGGGACTTGATGCCTTGCTGTTCCATCAGTTTGTTGAGACGGCTCGACACCAGATATTGCTTGTTCTCACCCAGCAAGATCCCACAGGCTTTTTCCAGGAACACCCGGAACTGTTCGAAATCCAAATTACCCGTAGACAATGATGCCGCCTCTTAAATCGTGTGACCGCCAGGGATGGATATCCCTAGCTGTTATCTGCTGCTTTGATCCGGTCGACAACCCGGGATGCCAGGTCATCAGGACGAAACTTGGCAAGGAAGTCATCGGCACCGACCTTCTTCACCATCGCCTGATTGAATACACCTGACAACGAAGTATGCAGGATGATATGCAGCTTTTGCATGCGTGGATCGTTGCGTATTTCGGCCGTGAGGGTGTAGCCGTCCATCTCCGGCATCTCGATGTCGGAGATCATCATCAGAAACTCTTCTTCAGGTTTCTTGCCCTCGTCGACCAGCTTGCGCAGGTAATCCAGCGCCTGTCGGCCGTCGTTCAAGGCCACCACCTCGACCCCCACGGTCTGCAAGCAACGCGTGACCTGCTTGCGCGCCACCGACGAGTCATCGACCGTCAGTACCCGCAGTGAAACAGCCTTGTGCTGAGTCTCGACATCCACCACACCGACCGAAATGGTCTCGGGCGTCGGCGCGACCTCGGCCAGCACCTTCTCGACGTCGATGATTTCCACCAACTGATTGTCGACCCGCGTCACCGCCGTCAGGTAGTGATCGCGCCCCGTCCCCTTGGGTGGCGGATGGATCTCCTCCCAGTTCATGTTGACGATGCGCTCGACCGACCGCACCAGAAACCCCTGGGTCTTGGTGTTGTACTCAGTGATGATGACAAAGGGGTTGCTCAGATCCTGCAACCCGCCTGAACCGGTGGCCATCGCCAGGTCCAGGATCGGAATGGTCGCCCCACGAATATTCGCGACACCGCACACCACAGGACTGGATTTGGGCATCAACGTCAGTTTGGGGCATTGCAGCACCTCCCGAACCTTGAACACGTTGATCCCATAGAGCTGCTGCCCGTCGAGACGGAACAACAACAGCTCAAGGCGATTCTGCCCTACCAGTTGCGTGCGCTGGTTCACCGAATCCATTACACCAGCCATGCCCAGACTCCCCAAAGCTTAAGTTCCGACGCGCGCTCATCGCTAAACGGCACGGCGCTTGCTTTTTAACTGTTATGAACGCCAAAACGACATTTTCCCGACGCCTGACATCAAACTACCGCAGATTGCTGTACGGGCTGTCGGCTTTGTTTTTTTTAAACCCTGGCCATCCTGCCGTTGCTGACTCGGTAACCCTGCCTGATCTACTTATCGGCGTCACTCAGGGGTTTCTTGAATTCACCGTAGAAGACTATTTAGCCACCAGTCAAACGCCTGGGCGCTACGAGATCCAAGTCAATCAACTCGACCCGCGGCTGCGCATGCCGCACTGCGACAAGGAATTGACAGCGACCCTGGAAAGCCCGGCGCAACCGCTGGGACGCGTGACCGTTCGCGTCCGTTGCGACGGC from Pseudomonas chlororaphis subsp. chlororaphis encodes:
- the cheR gene encoding protein-glutamate O-methyltransferase CheR; the encoded protein is MSTGNLDFEQFRVFLEKACGILLGENKQYLVSSRLNKLMEQQGIKSLGELVQRIQSQPRSGLREMVVDAMTTNETLWFRDTYPFEVLKNKVLPEAIKASPNQRLRIWSAACSSGQEPYSLSMSIDEFEKTNMGQLKMGVQIVATDLSGTMLNNCKTGEYDSLAIGRGLSADRLQRYFDPKGPGRWVVKAPIKSRVEFRSFNLLDSYASLGKFDVVFCRNVLIYFSAEVKKDILMRIHSTLKPGGYLFLGASEALNGLPDHYQMVQCSPGIIYQAK
- a CDS encoding chemotaxis protein CheV → MAGVMDSVNQRTQLVGQNRLELLLFRLDGQQLYGINVFKVREVLQCPKLTLMPKSSPVVCGVANIRGATIPILDLAMATGSGGLQDLSNPFVIITEYNTKTQGFLVRSVERIVNMNWEEIHPPPKGTGRDHYLTAVTRVDNQLVEIIDVEKVLAEVAPTPETISVGVVDVETQHKAVSLRVLTVDDSSVARKQVTRCLQTVGVEVVALNDGRQALDYLRKLVDEGKKPEEEFLMMISDIEMPEMDGYTLTAEIRNDPRMQKLHIILHTSLSGVFNQAMVKKVGADDFLAKFRPDDLASRVVDRIKAADNS